The region AAGTGAGCTTAGTTTTCACAATAACGATCAGAGGACATGGTGAGTTCAGGGCAAAATTCTCACAGTTGTAACTTGTGTCTCTGAAATGGTCACATTATTCAGCAACAAATTTTTCATACACTCCAATTAGTTCACTCGTAACttgtattaattaaaaatgtgttcCCTAATTAGCATATGTTGGAAGGTGTTTTAAAAGTGGCTTGTTTATAACAGTTGCTGGTATTACTGGAATTCAAAGTGACGCCAGCAGAATGCCACttcaaatgaaaacttttttatttGGCAGTGGAAAAGAGCAGAGGCACACAGTGGCTCTTGATTTATGAACCATGTTTTCTAACTCTCCCACTCCCACGATGTGTGCGGTTCCCTTGAAGGAATCGAGTTTAGAAAACCATCCTGTCCCCAAATCTGCTTGTTAATTTAAGATTATCATCGGTCGCCTTCTCATGTCTCATATGATGGGAGGCTGCAGGGGGGAAAGTGAGACTGAGATCTCCGCAGcagtttcttttgtttgtgaaGCATCGTTCAGAGACAAATCGGATGGGACATGCCAATGAATGGTGGATGTTCTGGACAAAAATCTGTGGAAACATTTTATGGTCAACATTCCAGTAAGCAATTTGGCAGCCCTGGGTCACATCGTGAAATTATGCCATTGTGTCCCCCCAAACACAGTTTTGTGCTGACAAAGGAGAGGACAGTAATGGCTGAAAACAGATCTGGAGAATGAGTGGGAAAGTGACCGATAAGCAGAAAGGGATGGAGAAAAACCCGTACCTACCTTATAGGAGTTTTCAGCAGTAAGCAGAGTCCATCCTTTTGAATGGTCCACTAAACAAAGGGTTTATTGTAAAACAGGCCCAGATccctggaggaaaagaaaaatgattctttttcactGAAGGGAGATtaactctttcttcctttttgcagCCTGGAAAACGCTAAGTGAATATAGTGATTAATTTCTCTGTTGGCTCCATGGGTCTCCAGGTCACGATGCATTTTCTATGCCGTGGAGTGGCAGGATCCCCTTTGTCTAACGTTCCCTGTTTCACTCTCTTTATCCCATCTAGCGGAGACAGACGATGTAGAACACATATTCTAACGATTGCCTGACCATTAAAATTAGGCTGCAgttacttctttcttttatagAAGTAACTAAATACCATTCTGACATTGCATTCAACTTTACTTTCAGATTTGAGCTGGGAAATCCACCGGCCTGCACCATGGACTGCACCATGGATGCTAGCCATGATAAGATCCAAGAACTGTATGTTCTATTTGGATCTTTTCAAGACCAAATGTGCagggagaaaaattattttttggccTAGGATGGCTGTGAAAGTGTCAGGAAAACCCAGAAGAGCTGGAGAGAAGGGTCTGATGGTAGCAGGCTCCCTTTAAGAGGGAAACAAGATTAGCAACTTTGGCAAATTTTCGGCTTCTAttcaaagggaaagagaagagctGCCAGTgtccaaaaaaaggaagaaaaagaaaaaaacatgatggATGACAGGAGACAAAAGCAGAAGCAATTTTACACCTCATTGAAAGCTTACCTGGGAGTGGTTTTAACTCCTCTGGGGTAAagaaactgtttttttctttcaaaactaaaGGTGGAGCTAAGGGAAAAAGAGTTTAGTATGAAGTAGGTGCCCCTGTCAGGTGTCTTCTGTCCTGGGAAGTACAGGAGGAAGGAAGACCTccaaggaagagagggagagggaagccGCAGGTACTGAAGATAGCAACCGACAGTAAGTGACCTTATCGTACGGAGGTAGAAACTCTTTCCTGAATCCTTCTTTTAAGAAAAACCATCTGATTTAAACAGCAAGCTTGTAAGAATGCCCTACACATATCTGAACCATAGTTTGTCTTTTTATGTTATAGATCATGTCATTTTCTAAATGCCCTCATACAGAAAAAGTCTGCACAAATAAAgccaatgttttttctttttttaaaatgccagaTCAGAAAAGGTAGAGAGGCATCATGTGGGATAATAACAGTGTTTACTCAAGCCCATGCATACAtacaagaaaatgttattttctctaaTTGCATATTTTGTTCCTATAGGAACGGAGCTGAATTCTCAACTGAAATGAGCCATCCATATTGCGTTCCCATGAAGCCTTAGCTATTTTAGATGGTACAACACGGCTCCAGATTTGGCAAATTGCTATAAAGATACAAAGATGGAAATTGAGAACTGAAACTAAGGTgtgtttcattcattcttttttcttttttagatttgaACTGAAAAGTTAAACCAAGAAACAGCAACACACCTGGAGTTATTACGGCCACAAAACTCCCCTGGATGCTCTAAGGACGAAAGAAAGGATGAGCTATTACGGCAGCAGCTACAGGACTGTCAGTGTGGACCCCCAGTACCCTGGGTACCCCCCGGAGCATGTCACAACCGAGAAGAGGAGGGCGAGGCGGCGCCTGTTGCACAAGGACGGCGGCTGCAACGTGTACTTCAAGCACCTTTTTGGAGAATGGGGCAGCTACGTGGTTGACATCTTCACCACCCTGGTGGACACCAAGTGGCGCCACATGTTCGTGATCTTCTCTTTGTCTTACATTCTGTCCTGGTTGGTGTTCGGCTCCATCTTCTGGCTCATCGCGTTTCACCACGGGGACCTGCTGCATGACCCGGGCATCACCCCCTGCGTGGACAACGTCCACTCCTTCACCGCGGCCTTCCTCTTCTCGCTGGAGACCCAGACCACCATCGGCTACGGCTACCGCTGTGTCACCGAGGAGTGCTCGGTGGCGGTGCTCACGGTCATCCTCCAGTCCATCCTGAGCTGCATCATCAACACCTTCATCATCGGAGCCGCGCTGGCCAAGATGGCCACGGCCCGCAAGCGCGCGCAGACCATCCGCTTCAGCTACTTCGCCCTCGTCGGGATGCGGGACGGGAAGCTCTGCCTCATGTGGCGCATCGGCGACTTCCGGCCCAACCACGTGGTGGAAGGGACCGTCAGGGCCCAGCTGCTCCGATACACAGAGGACAGCGAAGGCAGGATGACCATGGCgttcaaagatctcaaattagtcAATGACCAGATCATCCTGGTCACGCCGGTAACCATCGTCCATGAAATCGACCACGAGAGCCCCCTGTATGCCCTGGACCGCAAAGCGGTGGCCAAGGATAACTTCGAGATCTTGGTGACCTTCATCTACACCGGGGATTCCACGGGGACGTCCCACCAGTCCAGGAGCTCCTACGTCCCTCGGGAGATCCTCTGGGGACACAGGTTTCACGACGTCCTGGAGGTGAAGAGGAAATATTACAAGGTGAACTGCCTGCAGTTCGAGGGCAGCACCGAGGTCTACGCGCCCTTCTGCAGCGCCAAGCAGCTGGACTGGAAAGACCAGCAGCTCCACGGCGTGCAGAAGCCGCCCCCCGGCCGAGGGTCCTGCGCCGCAGACGCCAAGGTCAGGCGAAAGTCGTTCAGCGCAGTGGCCATTGTCAGCAGCTGTGAAAACCCAGAGGAAAACCCCACGTCTGCCGCCGATGAGCCTAAGGAGCCACCTTATCAGAAAGCTCTTCTCACGTTAAACAGAATCTCCGTAGAATCCCAAATGTAGCCCCACGTCACAATTACGAGGCTATCACGCCATCATTTTTCCCTCCAGCCTTAAGGCAAGTAGTTGTAAGCATGGCTTGTAAAAAATGTCCTAGCTGTGCTTTATGGTGATGGTGGGTAAGCTGAGAAGGTTACACTTGGTGAAGGATAACATAAAAATGCCCTAGTTCTGAAATACGGAAAATCCTCTTGCTACCCCATTTTCAATTAAGAATGCTATtgattggctcggtgcccatagcacagtggttagggcgtcagccacatacacggaggctggcgggtttgaacccagcctggaccagttgcacaatgacaactacaataaaaaaaaaaaaaaaatagccagctgttgtggcaggtgcctgtagtcccagctactagggaggctgaggtaagagaatcccctaagcccaggagtttgaggtttgtcaCTCTGTGACAaagtactctgtctcaaaaaaaaaagaatgctattgattcattaaaattcatttccttttataatcTCATATATTCGTGCCTTTCGTTGGAGGCACAGTGTTTAGGAATGGGGATAAAGGCTGAAAAGAGCACTGGaatgaataaaaagtaagaaatgtAATTATTCAAGTAAGCAAGCttgaataattacattttaaaatatattaaaattgacAATGAGTGATTTCCTATGAAAAAATCATATTGTCTAACCAAGAGATACACAGTGTGCATCCAGAAAAAAACTGTACTGCTGAGCTGAGTAGCCGTGAAAGTAGCTTCCCAGCTTGAGTCACTGCTCTTGTACGTAGTGTCAGCAGGCAGAGGTATGGGGACAACAAATCAATAATGCCACCAGGTGCCCTGCCACTTGGGGAAGTAGTGATCAATGAGTGCcagcagctatttttttctctgataagGCAAAGGACAAATTGACATCATTATTTAGAGCAATGGTCCTCTTAAAGACCCTGGTTGACACCCCCCGCAGAAAAATGAGGCAACCATGACTTTTCTAGGTTCTCTGATAAGGGCGTGATGAAGGGATGGGATCATATAGCTGAGGTGAAGGGAGGGTTAGCAGCTATAAACACACTCCCCGTGTCCCAAAAGACTGCAACTTGGCTGCCACATAAGACACAGAACCTTTAGGAGGGGGTGTGGAGAGGGAGGTATTTATTCGTGCCTGGTAGCAGTTAAGTATGTGTCCTGTCTTGGTCACTTTACAAGATATAAATGACTCCAGTCATGGCTTTTAAGAAATGCTTTCCCTGAAATTGGGACAATCATTTAAATGAATGCTTTTGAGAAATGTAATACAATCAAGATGATTTTAAGGCCCATTCATTGGATAATGTGAGTGGTATGATATTGCTTGAATTTTAGAACAGGAGAAAAATTTGTGTATTCTATTTCCGtgttaaaaaatgttaatcatgATTACATTGAGCACACATCCAATTTACCAAGGAGTAAAAGGGTCACTTTAAGCTTTGTAAATCGAAGAGTCATTAGCTACATTCAGAATTACTTGTgcgttttgtttttactttgttgaTGAGTTGCCATAAGAATGTGCcacagtttttgtttcttttatttaagtacatgtatatatatacacacacacagtttttgcttttctgaaaaaTCAATCTCTCCCATTTAAATTAAACTATACAAGTAGACCAAATGAAATCAGCTGGTCCGTGATTTCCAATCAAGGTAAAATTTATGGTATggaaagtgtttttctttttcttctttctttccattttcttcttttttctctttcctttccttctttttttttctctctctctctcatcaagGAGCCATCAGGTTACTTGTTAAATGTGCATGTACAAATCCTTAATTCCAGTTATTTTATGGAGAAGAGATTTGTTTGGTCACAAGTCACGATTGCTGTCCTGCTGAGGGATTCaaaccttatttttaaaagtcacacacacacattataaatTTAGGTTTTACAGTAGCAGTTCCTAGGCTAAATGAGAGTACTATCATCTCCTTAGTAGAAAACAACCACCATGACAACAAACacaagtgctttaaaaaaatgtatttttagctTGTTTCGTCCACCTCGAGTTTCATTTGACTTTGCTTTGCCTCCTGGACTCTGCCTCTTCCCTGAGGCTTGCCTTGTCCATATCAGAATAGGGCCATCAATGTCTAATTAAATACATTCCTTGTACTATGGGAATCGACAATCAAACCCTCTTACCCAAAATAGAATGTGAAGTCAGAATTTCCATGCAATATTGTTCTCTAATTTCTGTGTAGATTTATAACGTGTTTTGACAACCTAAATGAGTTACTTAATAATAAAGATCTTAAAATGATGCAAGAATGTGTGTATATGCCTCTATTCCCAATGGTATAGATTCTGTTTGCTGGTATAGTGCACATCGGGTACAGTGTACTAAAAACGGACACTGTTTCTCATATAACCAGAGCACAGGCAGCCTTGTAATCCATTGCTATGGATTACAGCTTGTAAAACAGGAATACCTGACGTAACAATTAGGTATTCTGTAACATCACAAGAAGGCTTTGTATACAATGGCATTTCAAGTTTCAAATGCTCTGTTGGCGATGAGAAATAGgctgaatattattttttcttatgccGTCTGTCTTCTCTCTGAAAATGAAATTGTTGAATGAAGTTAAATAGACTGAAAATTAAGCGTGGCATCAAGGCATTACTCCACCCTTAGGAATGAATAATCccgggaagagagaagaaaatagtattttcacGTGCCGCCTGTTCATCACGCTCTGGCAGGTGCTCGTTTCACTCAGatacatttaattctcacaacaaaagAGTAAGGTGgagatttttcatttccatttcatcGAGGGAGTCTGTTGACAACTTCCTGACAAATTCCTAATTTGGACAATGATGGGCTCAagtgtaaaagaaaaagtatccaatgtactcagtcttactatgaaaccaatgtatagctttaagctataaaccaattatagcccaagaagaaagggaaaggggagaaggagggtaggggcgtggggaggatgggtgaagggagggtcattggtgggaccacacctacggtgcatcttacaagggtacatgtgaaatttactaggtatagaatataaatgtcttaacacaataactaagaaaatgctgtgaaggctatgttaaccagcttgatgtaAACgttttcaaattgtacataaaaccagcacattgtaacccatgattgcattaatatacacagctatgatttaataacaaaaaaaaaagaaagaaattaaactgGGGGGTAGGAGGCTAGTTAAGTGGCAGTGTTCTGGCCCAAGAGGTCTCAGCTGGAGTCTTTGGGTGTGGCCTTCGCCTTCCGGAATGTTCTTTCCTAGGGACTGACTTAGCCAGCTCAGGTCTGTCACGGCCTGCTCCTCCGTCCTCTCCCTATCTGTACAGGCTTGACTGCTGAAGTTCTTGCAGCCACATTGTgagaatgcaaatcaaagaaCCTACAAgggaaaatagaaaggaaagaccTTAGCCCAGCATTGCATATCCCCAGACTTCTTTTTcatgagtaaaaataaatatgatttctaACTGACAGTGAGCAATACATCTAAAGGGATTATCTAGGAAACGAAgctggtaagaaaaaaaaaaaagatggaaaatttagATCCAGCGTGTATTTGTCCGTGACATTTGATGGAGTTGGTTGCTGTGGAAACCACATTTTCCGGGGAGTTGAGGGAATGCCACTACTATtgtaaaacaaacacaaaggaaTTGCTTTTGGCCTGGAAATCCCTCAGCCACACTGATGGCTGAGTGACCTGATGAAAGGATTGACCCGGCCTGTGGTGGGCTGGGCTTTCTCTTCTTACTTTCCTCCAACAGAATTAGGTTCTGCATTTTATTGAGTCTTTCACAGGACAAATGGTCTAAAATCCGTGGAGATTTGGGTAAAGCATGCACTGTATAActtggatgaaaaaaaaaaagaaaaaagaaaactcccctACTTCTCTAATATTGTCTCATACTCCCAGGAAGACCAAACTGCATCAGTTTAGAACATTAAGGGGACACACCAGGGAACCTAGACCCttactttaaatatttgtattgtaGTATTTCTGAGTTAGTCAGGACACAGGCAAGGAGATTCTCTGGTCCGCTCCTATTTCAGTGATTGGGTACCAGGTATGACTCATTTTAAAATAGTCTATTAGTTTCATCTATTATaggccttgttttttttttttttattctgttctcaATGTTCTTCAAAGCACACAGAGTCCTGTGGTTTTTAAGGTAAGCTGGTCCTGTGGACGTCTAGGAGCCATACCCCTGCCTCTATCAACTCTGGTACTCTATAGAATCGCAAAGCCTTGCCTTCATTCTAAAACTGGTTtgacttctcttttttctctctcttccagtTTTAAAGGAGCAGTATGgccttcagaaaaacaaaagctcTGGGCATCATAAGCAAAAGCGGGTAACACGGGAGACACAGATTAAGCAGCAGGGAAGCCCTGGGTAAATTCTCTGCAAAGATTCCTACAAGGGGCATTTTCCTGAACAGACATGGTCACTGTATTGCCTGAAAATCATCCTTGGTCTGTATTGCTTCTGAGCTTTGCTTCAGGAAGGAAAATCTCATCTCCAAATAAATCCCCAAGAGTTTCTTTAACTGCTCTTGGTTTACGAAAGCAACTTGACACACTCCTCTTATGACTGTGTGGTTGGGTCATGAGACTTGGCTGGGGGTAAGcagcctcttgcctcatcctgccATTCTGTGCTCCTTTCCTTGGAAATGTCCATGCCTGTGGTTTGAGATCCTTTGTGCAGAGTTTAGAGACTTAGGTCGACATCTCAAAATGTTTCTAAGTTCAACAGACTCAGTTGCTACAagggaaatataaaacaaaaaagaaagaaatgaaataatttaatgcCTTTTGCTGTTTGATTTCATTGATTCGTTCTCTTTGATGAATACTATAAAGTGAAAAGGATACTGTGCCTAGGACCTGTCTTTTGTCCCAAGAAAAAGCAGCTGGGCAAAAGACAGAGATTGAGCGTctcacagtaaataaagcaatctGTGCTGGGTAATCACTCCTCTCAGGCCTTGGAGGCTCCTCGGGCCGCAGTGAAACAGGttaattatttaaagtatttcaGCAAGTCTGATGGATGAAGACCCAAACAAATAGATTAAGTTTTGCTAAATGACAGAGCCAAGGAATGCTTTTTTTCTCCTCACTATCATTTACCACAGGGGCCTATAAAATGACCTTAATCACCATCTAAGCAACTTGAACTTGAGATAGAAAGAGCCCCAAGAGATTTTACTTACTGTGAAAACTTCTTCACAGAAAGTTATCAGAAACCTTCCAATTTCCACATAAAATATTTCGGTCATATGAAATTCTCACGGTGGTTAAATGCCCTTTTATTAGAATTAGAAGCACATGTCAGAGATCAATTATTTATCCTGCTGCTGATTGATTGGTTCTGACACTAGCTTGCCTGGGGAAGAGAGGCTGGCCATAGGGGCCAGCTTAAGGACAGCACTAGTGTCTGCCAGCTGCCCATTCCAGAACCAAAGCTTTTTAGGGCATCAGAGGGACATAAACTCATTTATCCAGATCCCAGTTTACATAGAAGAAAATCTCTGATTCAGAGAAGTCATAAACCCACAAAGACACTTCATGTCCCCGTggagaaagagaagacaaaaaaatgcAATTGCCCGTGACCAACTCGGGATGATGAGCAAATCCAGGCGTGGGTTGAGACATTGCTATTCTGTGATCATCCAGTGGCAAAAGCCACCATTTCAAGACCCTTTGCTAAATAGAAACCCAACATTTTCTAGATGTTCTACTGAACCGTTAATTGCTCTTTAATTATTTGGAGAGGCTGGACActagctgaggaaagaaaaatatgttgaaGGCAGCTGGGAAGAGTCATCACGAATGAGGATAATCTCTAAAATgcagacaaataaaaatgattgaattaaaaagaaaaagtcacaccTTTTCGGGGGAATCGTAATGCACAGTAAGGCACACCCATGTACACTGACCTATTGCCAGCAAGTCTCTCACCTTGGAAGCAGGAACATTTACTCCTCTGGCAGGGCCAGCCTTAATAAGCAAACAAAATGGGAAGCAGTATTTTATTTGCATTAAACAGCCACCACGATCCTCTTATGAGGCAGGGGCTATGGACCAGGATTTGCTGTTAGTCTCATCAATAGCTGTGCAAGATGGAGCAACTTAGCTGGCGTCTGATTCTTCATTTCATTATCTATAGTTGTCCTTTCAATGTTAAGCTACAGCTAAGAATGCAGATTTACGATCTACCTGCATATGTTTGAATTCTATTTCCACTATTGTTctcactgtgtgactttgggcaagttacttaacttctctgtgcccaAGTTTCTTCAACCCTGAAATAAAATGATAGTACCCAACTCACAACTATTGTAAGAGTTAAGTGAGAAAATacttgtaaagtgcttagaacaacaATGCCtgtactactaaaaaaaaaaaaaaaaggaaggtattaataTCATTGTCCACAGCAAacacttcatctttttttgtagtttgtcAATTTACATTCCTTAAGTTTTAACATTGATATAgtctaaaaaacaatgaaaagcttAAGAGGGAAATCATGCAATCATTtattagaagaaatagaaattatttccaaTTCAAGTGTAAATGATTTCTGTGCTATCTTACCAAGATCGTTTTAGATTATCTAAATAATTCACCCTCTGCATTGCGTGGAAGCATCAGCACTCAGTAAAATAGTGAGAGTAAAAATGTTAGTCTACTCAGATGATAGACACAAGGCAATTATTAGTGGACAGGAACAGACCAAAGAAAAGTCCAACTGCACTTAAAACAGGATGATCTTCTGACATTAAAGCCATTTCCAAAACTATTTAACTGCTTCCGAtcataataatgtattattttcaaaCTGCTCAACCTGTTACGTAAATTGGAAGGATCCTGGGAGTAGCAGACTCACCATCTAAGAATGGCCTGTCACAACCCAGAGAAGCTGCTGCTAATTGAACCTGGAAAACCTCTCTGGCCTGTGATGTGTTGGAGGCCCCAAGAAACCACTAAACACTCAGGAAATGCAGAGTCACACACTTCAGGTGCTAGAAAAGAAGGGTTTgttggcttagtgcctgtagcacagtggttagggtgctggtcacatacaccaaggctggtgcgttcaaacctggcctgggccagctaaaaatgacgacaactacaacaaaaaatagctgggcattgtggcgggcgcctgtagtcccagcttcttgggaggctggtgcaaaagaatcgcttaagcccaagagtttgaggttgctgtgagctatgacagcacagcactctacggggggtggacatagtgagactctgtctaaaaaaaagaaggttgCGTTGAACCCATCTGGGATGGGGGAAGaacaattattctttttcttgtgtgTCTGACATAATTTAGTAGGAAGATCAAGGCGAAATCAAACAGATTCAGACTCCAGGGGTGCCCCTGGCCTGCTGTGTGAACCTGGGCAATTTTCTCATTGTCACTGAGGCTGAGTTTCTTCATGAGTGTAAATGCAGGTGACCATGTTTACCTTGTGGGTAAATTGAATCCTTTTTCTGCCACTATCACAGAATGCCACAGACCCATTAGTTTAGAATGGACAGCAGTGTAGCGCTCACAGTCCTGGAGTCTGGGAAATCCAAACTCGAGGGGCCTTTGCTCAGCGAGGGCCTTCTTGCTTCATCACCCCTCCACAGAAGACAGGAGGGCAAGCAAGGgcgggaaagagagaaaagggggccACAGTCTCCTTTTTATAGAAACCACCCCCCTTATAATGGCACTGGCCCTTCTACTCTCATGTCTAATCACTTCTTAGAGGCCCCACCTCTTCGTAAACATCCAAACCATACTATGGCCAGTTACGAGGGGCGTATGAGAATAtccttacacacatacacacacgtgtgtgtgtgtgcatatgtgtgtttgCATATTTGTGTttgtacatacacacaaaaattatcTATCTGGCAGAGAGGACTTCCTCGACAAATGAATATTCCCTGCCTTCTTCCTTATATATCTGTAATAGAGGGATGTTTCAGAGGAATTTGGAAGCAAAAGCATTATCAACCAAAGGCTAGTAATGCTCTACTAATGACCATGTTTTTTAAAATCCGTGCTTTTAACCTGATATGGTTGTGGATGTCTGCAGTCAACGTTTCTAAATGTATTCTCTTCCGGCCCCCAAGACAAATTGATTTTTGCCTTAGCACTTCCAGTAATTAAAGACAAGGGGCTCACTCTTTGGATTTGAGCTGtggatttaagagaaataaacttttctgGTCCCTTGTTTTTGAACATTTAAGACATGAATGTTCTTTAAATTACTTTCGTGGTCCTTGTAGTCACATAACGTGATGGTTTTTTCCTCTTTGACTTCtagccttgattttcttttcttgttggctttttataactttttttcttagtgtattactgtggtctgaatgtttgttgCCCCCCATAATTCATACATTGAAATCCAAACTACCCAAGATGGTGGTGTTAAGAGGTGGGgtcaccaggcacagtggctcacgcctattatcctaacactctgggaggccgaggcagatggattgcttgagcacaggagtttgagatcagcctgagcaagagtgagagcccatctttaaaatatagcctggtgttgtggcagatgcctgtagtcctagctactcaggagcctgaggcaagaggatcacttgaacccaagagtttaaggttgctgtgagctgtgacaccatggtgttCTACTAGGggggacagagtgggactctgcctcaaaaaaaaaaaaaagaaaagaaaaaaggggcagAGCCTGTTGCTCAGCGGGTAGGgaactagccccatatactgagggtagtgggctcaaacccagccccggccaaactgcaacaaaaaaatagccaggcattgtggcaggcgcctgtagtcccagctactcaggagtttgaggcaagagaattgcctaagcccaagagctggaggttgctgtgagctgtgacgtcatggcactctacctagggtgacaaagtgagactctatcttttaaataaataaataggaaagaaaaagaaaaaaaaaatgcctggtgttgtaatcccagcacttgggaggctgaggcgggtgaattgcctgagcgcacaagttggagaccagcctaagcaaaagtgaagCATCATCCCCCCCAAAAATAggtagctgagcgttgtggtaggcacctgtagccccagctacttgggaggctgagacaagagaatcacttaagccgaagagtttgagatcgctatgaactgtgatgccatggcacacaatggcaacaacaacaaaattggtggggcctttgggagatgattaggtcataaggAAAGATCCCTCACAAGTAGAATTAACGTTCTTAAAAAAAGAGGCCTGTCTTGTGGAGACACCGTGAGAAGGGGCCTTCTATGAACCAAAGAGTGGGCCCTGGCCAGACATTGAATCCATCTTAATCTCGGACTTCCAAGCCTGcacaattgtaagaaataaatttctgttattgatAAACTGCTCAGTTTATTGCTTTTCCTTGTAGCAGTTTAAACATAAAAAGGTACACAGATAATTCCGTATGGCCTTTTCTGCTTTCATGACTGCACTCTCTGAATTTAATTGGAAAGTGCCAATTTCATGAtatattctgttcttttaaaacCTTTGTTTAAAGTATAACTATGATGTAGATTTTACCCTTCCTGTGATAATAAATTGGAAATTCAGTTTAAGTAGTATTTGTTGAACTCAGTATCCAAATCTAATATTACTGCCCTTTTCTAAAATTGGGCctattttgggcagcgcctgtggttcaaaggagtagtgcgctggccccatatgccggaggtggcaggttcaaacccaaccccggccaaaaaaaaaaaaaaaaaaacaactgtaaaaTCG is a window of Nycticebus coucang isolate mNycCou1 chromosome 18, mNycCou1.pri, whole genome shotgun sequence DNA encoding:
- the KCNJ16 gene encoding inward rectifier potassium channel 16 produces the protein MSYYGSSYRTVSVDPQYPGYPPEHVTTEKRRARRRLLHKDGGCNVYFKHLFGEWGSYVVDIFTTLVDTKWRHMFVIFSLSYILSWLVFGSIFWLIAFHHGDLLHDPGITPCVDNVHSFTAAFLFSLETQTTIGYGYRCVTEECSVAVLTVILQSILSCIINTFIIGAALAKMATARKRAQTIRFSYFALVGMRDGKLCLMWRIGDFRPNHVVEGTVRAQLLRYTEDSEGRMTMAFKDLKLVNDQIILVTPVTIVHEIDHESPLYALDRKAVAKDNFEILVTFIYTGDSTGTSHQSRSSYVPREILWGHRFHDVLEVKRKYYKVNCLQFEGSTEVYAPFCSAKQLDWKDQQLHGVQKPPPGRGSCAADAKVRRKSFSAVAIVSSCENPEENPTSAADEPKEPPYQKALLTLNRISVESQM